The following proteins come from a genomic window of Mucinivorans hirudinis:
- a CDS encoding Galactose binding domain like protein: MKNIISIITLLFLVICCKEKTLEPITPSKGKPEIVTEVAVQNLPGAALIKYKIPQSEDLIAVRAVYKLDDGVERRTEASFYNNEIKIEGFNQTKEYQVVLYSVNRAEQVSDPVVVKISPSESPLSKVAKSMNIVADFGGARFLWENRDRAPLVIELLSQNDKGSMQAIQTVYSSTINGLTTLRGFDAKARKFGAIVRDKWNNSSDTIWAVGNPITPIFEQKAAKNLFKVLRLANDIGWNGYGYKDYMLFDEDYSVNNFAHSESVTSQLPWPVSITIDLGQKIKLSRMRIWQRPDNPSASIKDYLYKRGNPRFFTVYGLAELPENNPQDWSHWTQSLNCEVIKPSGSGTIVTNEDIEAATAGHEFEFPLSDKEVRYIRIKFTETWERQTYCHPTELTFWGQIIK; encoded by the coding sequence ATGAAAAACATAATTTCAATAATAACGCTACTCTTTCTCGTGATTTGCTGTAAAGAGAAGACGTTGGAGCCAATAACTCCCAGCAAAGGAAAACCGGAGATTGTTACAGAAGTTGCTGTGCAGAATTTGCCGGGTGCTGCTCTTATAAAATATAAAATTCCGCAATCTGAAGATTTGATAGCAGTCAGAGCAGTGTACAAACTTGATGATGGCGTGGAAAGACGTACCGAAGCATCATTTTACAACAATGAAATTAAAATTGAGGGATTTAACCAAACCAAGGAGTATCAAGTGGTGCTTTACAGCGTCAATCGAGCCGAGCAGGTTTCTGACCCCGTTGTCGTTAAAATTAGTCCGAGCGAGTCGCCACTGAGCAAAGTCGCAAAGAGTATGAATATAGTTGCAGACTTCGGTGGAGCACGATTTTTGTGGGAGAATAGAGATAGAGCTCCGTTGGTCATTGAGCTGCTTTCTCAGAACGACAAAGGGTCAATGCAGGCTATTCAAACAGTCTATAGTTCAACCATTAACGGTCTTACAACCCTCCGTGGATTTGATGCAAAAGCTCGCAAATTTGGTGCGATTGTTCGCGACAAATGGAATAATTCATCGGACACCATCTGGGCTGTGGGCAATCCGATTACACCGATATTCGAGCAGAAGGCAGCCAAAAATCTATTCAAAGTGTTACGACTGGCTAACGATATAGGTTGGAATGGATATGGTTATAAAGATTATATGCTGTTTGATGAGGATTACTCGGTCAATAATTTCGCGCACTCTGAGTCGGTTACTTCACAATTACCGTGGCCTGTTTCAATCACAATAGACTTGGGTCAAAAAATCAAACTATCGCGAATGAGAATTTGGCAAAGACCGGATAATCCATCTGCTTCAATTAAAGATTACTTATATAAACGTGGTAACCCACGCTTTTTTACGGTGTATGGTTTGGCGGAATTACCGGAGAATAATCCTCAGGATTGGTCTCATTGGACGCAATCTCTTAACTGCGAGGTTATCAAGCCATCAGGTTCAGGCACTATTGTAACAAATGAAGATATCGAGGCAGCCACGGCAGGGCATGAGTTTGAATTTCCGCTTTCCGACAAAGAGGTACGATACATCAGAATTAAATTTACAGAGACTTGGGAGCGTCAAACTTATTGCCATCCAACGGAATTGACATTCTGGGGTCAAATTATTAAATAA
- a CDS encoding SusD family outer membrane protein, translated as MKKIYKFLIALTALLWVNVSCNYLDVVPDDVPTIDNAFSDRYTALQFLGTCYWHLPRLAGWSENPAIGGALEVWFPSEGPHFANSINIGRGFQNTSNPLTNYWSGTGGGKNLYAGIRDCNIFLENIDKVKDLSVQERQRWISEIKFLKAYYHFYLIRMYGPIHVVRENLPVHADTEKIRWERQKVDECYAYVFELLNEALMGDYLPLNNEVSAEFGRVTRPVVQSFKAEVAVYFASPLFNGNTEMVAFVDHDGKPFFNQTFDANRWKEAVKQCEEAIQICHSAGISLYQPSDYQTQYQISDITRLNVALRNSVSDRWNKETIWGLSTHVMDWGFQQACQPRFEASEMKPAKSYYGITMNVAELFYTENGVPLNEDTDSKYSRDNLYTTRTAGEKDKYYFSVGEQSATLNFDREPRFYSTLSFDRGKWYGAGRLSDDVNTWVVKARYGEVSSVANPGEYSATGYWPKKLVNVKSEFKDPNTYTAETYPFPAMRLAALYLYYAEALLESDAPLADVQMWVDKIRSRAGLKGVVESWQNHSTNPALPTMKSGMRRIVHRERNIELSCEGYYYWDVRRWKSAPEELNRPIKGWNVLTTALADYYSVKTLHNQTFYPRDYFSPIPEKEIINNPKLIQNPGW; from the coding sequence ATGAAAAAGATATATAAATTTTTGATAGCCCTCACGGCTTTATTATGGGTAAACGTATCGTGCAACTATCTTGATGTTGTACCGGACGACGTGCCAACAATAGACAACGCCTTTTCGGATAGATATACGGCTCTTCAGTTTCTTGGAACTTGCTATTGGCATCTACCTCGCCTTGCCGGCTGGAGCGAAAATCCGGCTATCGGAGGAGCATTGGAGGTTTGGTTTCCAAGTGAAGGACCTCACTTTGCAAACAGTATTAATATTGGTCGCGGTTTTCAGAATACCTCAAACCCTCTGACGAACTATTGGAGTGGTACGGGCGGCGGAAAGAATCTATATGCAGGTATTCGCGATTGTAATATTTTCTTAGAGAACATCGATAAGGTCAAAGATCTGAGTGTACAAGAGAGGCAACGATGGATATCTGAGATAAAGTTTCTTAAAGCGTACTATCACTTCTATTTGATTAGAATGTATGGTCCGATTCACGTGGTGAGGGAGAATCTTCCGGTTCACGCGGATACTGAAAAAATCAGATGGGAACGGCAGAAAGTTGATGAATGTTATGCCTATGTTTTTGAGCTACTCAATGAGGCTTTAATGGGAGATTATCTTCCGTTAAACAATGAGGTTAGTGCTGAATTCGGAAGAGTAACGCGTCCGGTTGTACAATCATTCAAAGCCGAAGTGGCAGTCTATTTCGCGAGCCCATTATTTAACGGTAACACAGAGATGGTTGCATTTGTGGATCACGATGGTAAACCATTCTTTAACCAAACTTTTGATGCCAATAGATGGAAGGAGGCAGTGAAACAATGTGAAGAGGCGATTCAAATATGCCATTCAGCAGGGATTTCCCTGTATCAACCATCAGACTATCAGACACAGTATCAAATTTCCGATATTACTCGTCTAAATGTAGCACTGCGAAATTCGGTGAGTGACCGTTGGAATAAAGAGACCATCTGGGGATTATCTACGCACGTTATGGATTGGGGATTTCAGCAGGCTTGCCAACCTCGTTTCGAGGCTTCGGAGATGAAACCTGCAAAGAGCTACTATGGCATCACAATGAACGTAGCCGAACTTTTTTATACTGAAAATGGGGTCCCTCTGAACGAAGATACAGACTCAAAATACAGTCGCGATAATCTTTATACAACACGTACTGCCGGCGAGAAAGACAAATACTACTTTTCGGTAGGTGAGCAGAGTGCTACCCTGAATTTCGACCGCGAACCACGCTTTTATTCGACCCTCTCCTTTGATCGTGGTAAGTGGTATGGGGCAGGAAGATTGTCGGACGATGTAAATACTTGGGTTGTAAAGGCACGTTACGGGGAGGTGTCATCGGTGGCTAATCCGGGGGAATACTCTGCTACGGGATACTGGCCCAAAAAATTGGTCAATGTCAAAAGTGAGTTCAAAGACCCAAACACATATACAGCCGAGACCTATCCGTTCCCTGCAATGCGACTTGCGGCACTCTATCTGTATTATGCCGAAGCCCTTTTAGAGTCTGACGCACCACTTGCAGATGTGCAGATGTGGGTTGATAAGATTCGCAGCCGAGCCGGATTGAAAGGCGTTGTTGAGAGCTGGCAGAACCATAGTACCAATCCTGCACTGCCGACAATGAAGAGTGGTATGCGGCGTATTGTTCACCGCGAAAGGAATATTGAGCTCTCTTGTGAGGGGTACTATTATTGGGATGTGCGTAGATGGAAGAGTGCTCCCGAGGAGCTCAATCGACCAATCAAAGGCTGGAATGTATTGACAACTGCATTGGCGGATTACTATTCTGTTAAAACTCTTCACAACCAAACATTTTATCCGAGAGACTACTTCTCACCCATTCCCGAAAAAGAGATTATAAACAATCCGAAGTTGATTCAAAATCCGGGTTGGTAA
- a CDS encoding SusC/RagA family TonB-linked outer membrane protein, which yields MPIVESCIVCTYKITTIGVILFKGDYPSLFFSTFLSVSNEKIIMTERGLHPNMYPTTDWYSTLFNSMSINQRANFSISGGGTVARYYVAASYSNDSGNLKQNSRNNLNSNVNLDKYNIRSNVNVNITPTTEAVIRLNTTFDDYSGPVGGGSRIYQLTMQANPVLFKPYYEPDANYATAKHILFGNYGDAKYVNPYAEMSKGYQKWSKNLMLAQFELKQDLKFLTEGLKFRAMFNVNRYSEYSVQRFYKPFYYNINTFDPQSEQYTLSRLNPTEGTEYLNYEEGAKYISTMMYIDAAVEYNKVIADKHSLSGMLVFVTRQEEVANAGTLQQSLPSRNQGLSGRFTYSYDSRYFLEANFGYNGSERFSKKERWGFFPSVGAAWVVSNEKFFAPLTPVINQLKIRGTYGLVGNDAIGSQSERFFYLSQVNMNSSNRATRWGERLDNVINGVEVSRYENDKITWEISKKLNVGLELSLFNRLSIIAEYFNEQRSNILVNRIIPSAMGVLPAVKSNLGEAEGGGFDLEMNYNFTAPGSNFFASARGSFTYATSKITKWEEPDYSKTPWLSAVGRPISQWTGLIADRLFIDEYEVKNSPKQFGEYGAGDIKYHDINGDGVISDLDKVAMGHPVEPEINYGFGASFGWKGIDFSFFFQGAARQSFWLNTSATAPFVNANTEGLIGNNALLSFYANDYWSEANPNSYAKWPRLSNYLVDNNQRLSTWFMQDAAYIRLKSLELGYSLPKQWISKIRMENLRLYCSASNLVTWSAFKEWDPEMAGNGLAYPIQRVFNLGVNITF from the coding sequence TTGCCCATAGTTGAATCTTGTATTGTTTGCACTTACAAAATTACAACTATCGGGGTAATTCTCTTCAAAGGGGATTACCCCTCTCTTTTTTTCTCAACTTTTTTGTCGGTCAGTAATGAAAAAATTATTATGACAGAAAGAGGGCTACACCCAAATATGTATCCTACAACAGACTGGTATTCAACTCTTTTCAACAGTATGTCTATAAATCAGCGCGCCAATTTCAGCATTAGTGGCGGTGGAACGGTCGCGCGATACTACGTTGCGGCTTCATACTCCAATGATAGCGGCAATCTGAAACAGAATAGCAGAAACAATCTCAACTCAAACGTAAATTTAGACAAGTACAACATTCGTTCTAATGTCAATGTGAACATTACTCCCACTACCGAAGCGGTGATTCGCCTCAACACAACCTTTGATGATTACAGTGGTCCTGTGGGTGGCGGTTCGCGAATATATCAACTGACAATGCAGGCTAATCCGGTGCTTTTCAAACCATACTATGAACCCGATGCAAATTATGCAACAGCCAAGCATATACTTTTTGGTAATTATGGCGATGCAAAATATGTGAACCCATACGCAGAGATGTCGAAGGGTTATCAGAAATGGAGCAAGAACCTTATGCTCGCACAATTTGAGCTCAAACAAGACTTGAAGTTCCTTACCGAAGGGCTTAAATTTCGAGCTATGTTCAACGTCAATCGCTATTCCGAATATAGCGTTCAACGCTTCTATAAACCATTCTATTACAACATCAACACATTTGACCCCCAAAGCGAGCAATATACATTGAGCAGATTGAATCCTACGGAAGGTACGGAGTATCTAAACTACGAAGAGGGTGCTAAATATATCAGTACTATGATGTACATAGACGCTGCGGTTGAGTATAATAAAGTTATCGCAGATAAACACTCACTTAGCGGTATGTTGGTTTTTGTTACTCGTCAAGAGGAGGTTGCAAATGCAGGCACTTTGCAACAATCATTACCAAGTAGAAATCAGGGTTTATCGGGTCGTTTCACCTATAGCTATGACAGTCGCTACTTTTTGGAAGCCAACTTTGGATACAATGGCTCTGAACGTTTCTCCAAGAAAGAGCGATGGGGATTCTTCCCTTCTGTTGGTGCTGCTTGGGTGGTGTCCAATGAAAAGTTTTTCGCCCCACTCACACCCGTTATCAATCAGCTCAAAATTCGTGGAACATACGGTTTGGTCGGAAATGATGCTATCGGAAGTCAAAGCGAAAGATTCTTCTATTTATCACAAGTAAATATGAATTCATCCAATCGTGCTACACGTTGGGGTGAGCGCCTGGATAATGTGATTAACGGTGTTGAGGTTTCTCGGTATGAAAATGATAAGATTACGTGGGAGATTTCAAAAAAATTAAACGTAGGATTAGAACTTTCGTTGTTCAATAGACTCTCTATCATTGCAGAGTATTTCAACGAACAGCGCTCCAATATATTAGTGAATAGGATTATTCCTTCCGCTATGGGTGTCTTGCCTGCCGTGAAGTCAAATTTGGGAGAAGCAGAGGGTGGTGGTTTCGATTTGGAGATGAATTATAATTTCACAGCCCCCGGTAGCAATTTTTTTGCATCAGCACGCGGCTCATTCACCTATGCCACCTCAAAAATAACAAAGTGGGAGGAGCCTGATTATAGTAAAACTCCGTGGCTCTCCGCCGTTGGTCGTCCTATTAGTCAATGGACGGGACTTATTGCAGACAGACTTTTTATTGACGAATACGAGGTGAAAAATTCACCTAAACAATTTGGAGAGTATGGCGCGGGAGACATAAAATATCACGACATTAATGGTGATGGGGTAATCTCCGATTTAGATAAAGTTGCGATGGGACACCCTGTTGAGCCCGAGATAAATTACGGATTTGGAGCCTCCTTTGGATGGAAGGGTATTGACTTCTCGTTTTTCTTTCAAGGTGCAGCTCGTCAGTCATTTTGGCTGAACACTAGCGCAACAGCTCCATTTGTTAACGCAAATACAGAAGGTCTAATTGGTAACAATGCACTCCTCTCTTTCTATGCTAATGACTATTGGTCGGAGGCAAATCCAAATTCTTATGCAAAGTGGCCACGACTCTCAAATTATCTGGTGGACAATAACCAGCGTTTGAGTACTTGGTTTATGCAAGATGCGGCATACATAAGACTCAAATCGTTAGAACTTGGATACTCTCTGCCTAAGCAGTGGATAAGTAAGATTAGAATGGAAAATCTAAGACTTTATTGCAGTGCAAGTAATCTTGTTACGTGGTCAGCTTTCAAGGAGTGGGACCCCGAGATGGCGGGTAATGGGCTTGCATATCCAATTCAACGAGTATTTAATTTGGGGGTAAACATAACATTCTAA
- a CDS encoding putative transposase, whose translation MGKDSYKNLVGQPIFKQIVDFLPRAKFDLLVHRHKSDRYYKRFRSWEQLITLLFGVFSRCDSVGEIAAAMQGLQGKLSYLGLDKSPAKSTIGDALRDRDEVLFRDYYFELLSHYSPLLSVSRIKGVDFEKFYIFDSTTIRLFSDIMKGVGRNPKGDGKKKGGLKVHMMIDAHADCAKHVNISEAKMHDKKFLSKLNLTAGSMICFDKAYNDYGQYARWTEEGVWFVGRLKRNAVYEVQEVISEKVLNDKEFGVISEEHIHLNYKDNKEQKKVCLRKVVYRDEKGRILVFITNNFQISAEDVAFIYKCRWQIELLFKKLKQNFQLHFFYSETENGIKTQIWITLIAHLLLTVLKVKTQTDKAFSTVAVLVRIHLTSYLDIFWMIQNCKRTYHKRKGANFCSSSRAPTIQMALF comes from the coding sequence ATGGGCAAAGATAGTTATAAAAATTTAGTCGGTCAGCCGATTTTCAAACAGATTGTAGATTTTCTGCCAAGAGCGAAGTTTGACCTGTTAGTTCACCGTCACAAATCGGATAGGTACTACAAACGATTTCGCTCGTGGGAGCAGTTGATAACTTTGCTCTTTGGGGTCTTTAGCAGGTGTGATTCTGTGGGCGAGATTGCAGCAGCAATGCAGGGCTTGCAAGGCAAGTTGAGCTATTTGGGGCTAGATAAATCGCCCGCCAAAAGCACCATAGGCGATGCTTTGCGAGATAGAGATGAGGTTTTGTTCAGGGATTACTACTTTGAGTTATTGAGCCACTACTCGCCACTTTTGTCGGTCAGCCGAATTAAGGGGGTGGATTTTGAGAAGTTTTACATCTTCGATTCTACCACTATTCGCCTATTTTCGGACATAATGAAGGGGGTAGGTCGTAACCCCAAAGGAGATGGTAAGAAGAAGGGTGGATTGAAGGTGCATATGATGATAGACGCTCACGCCGATTGTGCCAAGCACGTCAATATAAGCGAGGCAAAAATGCACGATAAGAAATTTCTGAGCAAGCTCAACCTCACAGCAGGGAGTATGATTTGTTTCGACAAGGCGTACAACGACTATGGGCAATATGCCCGCTGGACAGAAGAGGGAGTTTGGTTTGTCGGACGGTTGAAACGCAATGCTGTTTACGAGGTACAGGAGGTTATTTCAGAGAAAGTGCTGAACGACAAAGAGTTTGGAGTAATATCAGAGGAGCACATTCATCTGAATTATAAGGATAATAAGGAGCAGAAGAAGGTTTGTTTAAGGAAAGTTGTTTATCGTGATGAAAAGGGTCGGATATTGGTTTTTATCACCAATAACTTTCAAATCAGTGCAGAGGATGTGGCTTTTATCTACAAGTGCCGCTGGCAAATAGAGCTGTTGTTTAAGAAGTTGAAGCAGAATTTTCAACTACACTTTTTCTACTCTGAGACCGAGAATGGAATTAAGACGCAGATATGGATAACGCTCATTGCTCATCTACTTTTGACGGTGTTGAAAGTCAAAACGCAGACTGACAAAGCATTTTCGACTGTTGCGGTGTTGGTGAGGATACATTTGACGAGTTATCTGGATATTTTTTGGATGATTCAGAACTGCAAACGCACTTATCACAAGCGAAAAGGGGCTAATTTTTGCTCATCGAGCCGAGCCCCAACGATACAAATGGCACTATTTTGA
- a CDS encoding SusC/RagA family TonB-linked outer membrane protein, whose protein sequence is MLWLLGVIVFLSTGGEPVRAVESLQQQTKTIIGKVIDEKGNPIPGATITIEGTTRGVMADVDGVFEIDKVPTNSNLVISFVGQESATMSVANTSDWTVVLKNKVNELDAVTVVAFGRQKKESVLSSITTIKPAELKMPSSNFTAGLAGKVAGLISYQSSGEPGSDNASFFIRGITTFGSDAKKDPLILIDGIELSASDLSRLNTDDIASFSIMKDAAATSLYGARGANGVILVTTKEGREGKAVLNVRYETSLSSPTHSISLADPVTYMKMHNEAVRTRNPLGQLPYSQQKITLLTD, encoded by the coding sequence TTGCTTTGGTTGTTAGGGGTGATTGTCTTTCTCTCCACAGGTGGCGAACCTGTGCGAGCAGTAGAGTCTCTCCAACAGCAAACCAAAACTATCATTGGTAAGGTTATTGACGAAAAAGGGAATCCGATACCCGGAGCAACAATCACCATCGAAGGTACCACTCGGGGTGTGATGGCTGATGTTGATGGTGTCTTCGAAATTGATAAGGTGCCCACCAATTCAAATCTTGTTATCTCTTTTGTAGGACAAGAGAGTGCTACAATGTCGGTTGCTAACACAAGCGATTGGACAGTTGTGCTCAAAAACAAAGTAAATGAATTGGATGCCGTAACAGTTGTTGCTTTTGGACGACAAAAGAAAGAGAGTGTTCTCTCGTCAATCACAACAATTAAACCGGCAGAGTTGAAGATGCCAAGTAGTAACTTTACCGCCGGATTGGCGGGTAAGGTTGCCGGATTAATTTCATATCAGTCTAGCGGAGAACCAGGTAGTGACAATGCGAGCTTCTTCATACGTGGTATAACCACTTTTGGCTCAGATGCCAAAAAAGACCCTTTGATACTCATCGATGGTATCGAACTATCGGCAAGCGACCTCTCTCGTTTGAATACCGATGACATTGCGAGCTTCTCAATAATGAAAGATGCCGCTGCCACATCGCTCTACGGAGCTCGCGGAGCAAACGGAGTGATTTTGGTCACAACAAAAGAGGGGCGCGAGGGTAAAGCAGTGCTAAACGTTCGCTACGAAACTTCACTTTCATCACCCACTCATTCCATATCGTTGGCTGACCCGGTGACATATATGAAGATGCATAACGAAGCCGTGCGTACTCGTAATCCATTGGGACAGTTGCCGTATAGTCAACAAAAAATTACATTATTAACCGACTAA
- a CDS encoding Alpha-1,2-mannosidase, giving the protein MYVQLYNKIQISNSMKRITCILISTLATLGVTAQNSTKVNQFIGTRSMGHVFPGAVAPHGLIALSPDTDTIPHNVAGVYQKDSYRYCAGYQYDDKTIVGFSHTHFSGTGHSDLGDLLIMPTNGKRLLTPSTSDNPENGYRSRFSHSTERAHPGYYAVRLDDYQIDVELTATERVGLHRYHYPTADARFILDLVHSIYNYDGKVLWSSIRVENPQLITGYRVTNGWARENYQYFAISLSQPISNYGYEEFEKVNYGGGWRKFNLKENFPEIAGRKIRAYFEFKLDSKRELEVRLAFSAVSTQGAIRNLEAEAPQGAAFEQIANQVSAKWDRELDVIEAQGSKDQLAMLYTSLYHCKINPSIYQDVDGQYRGLDGNTHKASGFDNYTVFSLWDTYRALHPLMNIIDRKRSADFAKSMLAHREQSVHKILPMWSHMASENWCMIGYHGVSVLADALAKGIELDNNKALEAMYSSSNLPYFDRTDKYKEYGYVPFEDSPYGTSLTLEYAYDDWCIYMSALRAGDINKANIYRRRAMSYRNVFDESIGYTRARLRDGSWKKTFSLLNTHGEGYIEGNSLNYSFYVPHDPLAMIELMGGDRVFVGKLDSLFAMYLPDEFFAHTEDVTREGLLGGYVHGNEPSHHIPYLYNYTSEPYKTQYWVREILNKMYRNEIDGLCGNDDCGQMSAWYVYSVMGFYPVLPGSNELVLGAPYLPYIKLNLGEGKSFEIKAPAVSDKNRYVQSVKLNGKPYTKGYILNDDILNGGVMEFEMGSKPNKKRLFKGDDMPYSLSKPTQWSSFDVGEVLFLDKSPETAGSKVYHRLVTNPQQKITQKAREVLALLYFSPRDSIPAIKQINYTLKDYDGVSNKQGAPPTVSIEFSTRQMEKKLSNTELLYQNDGVLVHELTHAYQLEPQGIGNYSNSRVFRAMIEGVADAIRFLSGYFEQSDCPSGGDILDGYRTTGFFLVWLTQNKDADFLRKFNASTLYVVPWSFDGAIKYALGDSYSADKLWQEYQVYRAKITNG; this is encoded by the coding sequence TTGTATGTACAACTATACAATAAAATACAAATTTCAAATTCAATGAAACGAATCACCTGCATACTTATTTCGACACTCGCTACACTTGGAGTAACGGCTCAAAATTCGACAAAGGTCAACCAATTTATTGGTACTCGCTCAATGGGTCACGTTTTTCCGGGTGCTGTCGCTCCACACGGACTTATCGCATTGAGCCCCGACACAGATACAATCCCACACAATGTAGCCGGGGTCTATCAGAAAGATTCATATAGATATTGCGCCGGCTATCAATATGATGACAAAACAATCGTGGGTTTTTCCCACACCCATTTTAGCGGAACCGGACACTCCGACTTGGGCGACCTGCTCATAATGCCAACCAATGGAAAACGTCTGCTGACCCCTTCGACATCGGATAATCCCGAAAATGGTTATCGTTCCCGCTTTTCACACTCCACGGAGAGGGCTCATCCGGGCTACTATGCAGTTAGATTGGATGACTATCAAATTGATGTAGAACTTACCGCAACAGAGCGCGTAGGATTACACCGCTACCACTACCCCACTGCGGATGCACGTTTTATACTCGACCTTGTGCACAGCATATATAATTATGATGGTAAGGTACTATGGAGTTCGATTCGTGTTGAAAATCCACAACTAATAACCGGATACCGAGTTACGAATGGCTGGGCTCGTGAAAATTATCAATACTTTGCCATTTCGCTCTCGCAACCAATCTCTAACTATGGGTACGAAGAGTTCGAAAAGGTTAACTATGGAGGCGGCTGGCGTAAGTTTAATCTGAAAGAGAATTTTCCCGAAATCGCAGGACGTAAAATCAGAGCCTACTTTGAGTTTAAACTCGACTCAAAGCGGGAGTTAGAGGTTCGCTTGGCATTTTCGGCAGTGAGCACACAGGGGGCAATAAGGAATCTCGAGGCTGAAGCTCCACAAGGAGCTGCTTTTGAGCAGATTGCCAATCAAGTCTCAGCCAAGTGGGACAGGGAACTTGATGTTATCGAAGCACAAGGCTCAAAGGATCAATTGGCAATGTTATACACATCGCTCTATCACTGCAAAATAAACCCCTCCATTTATCAAGATGTCGATGGTCAATATCGCGGATTAGATGGAAATACTCATAAAGCATCAGGTTTTGATAACTATACCGTTTTTTCGCTTTGGGACACCTATCGAGCTTTGCATCCGTTGATGAACATCATTGACAGGAAGCGAAGTGCTGACTTTGCAAAGTCGATGTTGGCTCACCGCGAGCAGAGTGTGCACAAAATTCTACCAATGTGGTCTCATATGGCTTCCGAAAATTGGTGTATGATTGGTTATCACGGAGTCTCGGTTTTGGCTGATGCCTTGGCAAAGGGTATAGAGCTGGACAACAACAAGGCTTTAGAGGCTATGTATTCGAGCTCAAACTTACCGTATTTCGACAGAACGGACAAATACAAGGAGTATGGGTATGTCCCATTTGAGGATAGCCCCTATGGAACTTCGCTCACATTGGAGTATGCCTACGACGATTGGTGTATCTATATGAGTGCATTGCGTGCAGGAGATATTAACAAGGCAAATATCTATCGCAGAAGAGCAATGAGTTACCGTAATGTTTTTGATGAGTCAATAGGATACACAAGAGCAAGACTCAGAGATGGTAGTTGGAAGAAAACTTTCTCTCTCCTGAACACTCACGGCGAAGGCTACATAGAGGGTAATTCTCTCAATTACAGCTTCTATGTACCACACGACCCATTGGCAATGATTGAATTAATGGGTGGTGACAGGGTGTTTGTCGGCAAACTTGACTCGCTTTTTGCAATGTACCTTCCCGATGAATTCTTTGCTCATACAGAAGATGTGACAAGAGAAGGACTCCTCGGCGGGTATGTGCACGGCAACGAACCATCGCACCATATTCCATACCTATATAACTATACGAGTGAGCCATACAAGACACAATACTGGGTCAGAGAGATACTCAATAAAATGTATCGTAATGAGATTGATGGTCTGTGCGGAAATGACGATTGCGGGCAAATGTCGGCGTGGTACGTTTACTCTGTTATGGGTTTTTATCCCGTTCTGCCCGGTAGCAACGAGTTAGTTCTGGGAGCTCCATACCTGCCATATATTAAACTAAACTTAGGGGAGGGCAAGAGTTTTGAAATCAAAGCTCCGGCAGTGAGTGACAAGAACAGATATGTGCAGAGCGTAAAGCTAAACGGCAAACCGTATACAAAGGGATATATTCTCAACGATGATATTCTCAATGGAGGGGTTATGGAATTTGAAATGGGGAGCAAACCGAATAAAAAACGCCTTTTCAAGGGTGATGATATGCCCTACTCTCTTTCAAAACCCACTCAATGGAGCAGTTTCGACGTGGGTGAAGTGCTGTTTTTGGATAAATCACCCGAGACAGCAGGTTCTAAGGTATACCATCGTTTGGTTACAAATCCGCAACAGAAGATTACGCAAAAAGCACGCGAGGTGTTGGCTTTGCTATATTTTTCGCCTAGGGATTCCATACCCGCAATCAAACAAATCAACTATACACTCAAGGATTATGATGGAGTGTCCAACAAGCAGGGGGCGCCTCCAACGGTGAGTATTGAATTTTCAACCCGACAGATGGAGAAAAAACTATCCAACACCGAACTGCTATATCAGAATGATGGCGTATTGGTTCACGAATTAACTCACGCCTATCAATTAGAGCCACAAGGGATTGGAAATTACTCAAATAGTCGTGTTTTTCGCGCAATGATTGAGGGCGTGGCTGATGCAATTCGCTTTTTGAGTGGCTATTTCGAGCAGAGCGATTGCCCCTCCGGTGGTGATATATTGGACGGATACCGCACCACCGGTTTCTTTTTGGTATGGCTCACTCAGAATAAAGATGCAGATTTTCTGAGAAAATTTAATGCCTCGACACTCTATGTCGTGCCTTGGTCATTTGACGGCGCAATAAAGTACGCCTTAGGGGACTCGTACTCTGCGGACAAGCTATGGCAGGAATACCAAGTTTATAGAGCCAAAATAACCAACGGCTAA